From a single Streptomyces liliifuscus genomic region:
- a CDS encoding HNH endonuclease family protein has translation MTLWTRVAGAAVLLLAATGCTVETPGSAGPEDSAAGASAGTGAGGAALTAVDGLTVKGRAPMTGYDRDKFGSPWADTDTNGCDTRDDILKRDLKEVKFSDGDCEVSSGKLDPDPYTDKDVTFVRGGRSEVDIDHLVALSDAWQKGAQKWDPSKRIALANDPLNLLAVDAGRNRSKGDGDTATWLPPHKAYRCTYVARQVAVKKKYELWVTGAERDAMKRVLSGCPGQKLPSGGTSTQAPKRFHAG, from the coding sequence GTGACGCTCTGGACCAGGGTCGCCGGAGCCGCGGTACTGCTGCTCGCCGCGACCGGCTGCACCGTGGAGACACCGGGTTCCGCCGGCCCCGAGGACTCGGCGGCGGGCGCGAGCGCGGGCACGGGCGCCGGTGGAGCCGCCCTCACCGCCGTCGACGGACTGACCGTCAAGGGGCGGGCGCCCATGACGGGATACGACCGGGACAAGTTCGGCAGCCCCTGGGCCGACACGGACACGAACGGCTGCGACACCCGCGACGACATCCTCAAACGGGACCTGAAGGAGGTGAAGTTCAGCGACGGCGACTGCGAGGTGAGTTCAGGGAAGCTCGACCCCGACCCGTACACCGACAAGGACGTCACCTTCGTACGAGGGGGCCGCAGCGAGGTCGACATAGACCACCTCGTCGCACTGTCGGACGCCTGGCAGAAGGGTGCCCAGAAGTGGGACCCGAGCAAGCGGATAGCGCTGGCCAACGACCCGCTGAACCTCCTCGCCGTCGACGCCGGCCGCAACCGCAGCAAGGGCGACGGGGACACGGCGACCTGGCTCCCGCCCCACAAGGCGTACCGCTGCACGTATGTGGCCCGACAGGTGGCCGTGAAGAAGAAGTACGAGCTGTGGGTCACCGGCGCCGAGAGGGACGCCATGAAGCGGGTGCTGTCCGGCTGCCCGGGACAGAAACTTCCTTCCGGCGGGACCTCGACACAGGCACCGAAGCGGTTCCACGCGGGCTGA
- a CDS encoding SCO6745 family protein, whose amino-acid sequence MSVNAGEAVLGGGGVGLGRVRQMWHLIEPLHAVLYYAPEVFEEAAALGFDVGDRWPSYFPLRAAPLGAVGSERVASAFYSFSPRMVAEHMDRAWRTAEPGKVLGARGRGIDRAYRAIFGDRVDSPELAEAAALARRAAESVNTAGRPLAAANAELSWPEAPHQQLWHAATILREHRGDGHLAALLVAGLDPVESLVSFAAIGAASVERFVSRGWNAGEWAAASERLVARGLLAADGTATDAGRALRQEVERHTDELAAAPWRALGPDDTGRLADLLGEFWVAVLGSGLLPSETTLGIGKV is encoded by the coding sequence ATGTCTGTGAACGCGGGCGAGGCGGTGCTGGGCGGCGGTGGGGTCGGGCTCGGCAGGGTGCGGCAGATGTGGCATCTGATCGAGCCTCTGCATGCCGTGCTCTACTACGCGCCGGAGGTCTTCGAGGAGGCGGCCGCGCTCGGCTTCGACGTCGGGGACCGCTGGCCGAGCTACTTTCCGTTGCGTGCAGCCCCGTTGGGCGCCGTCGGGAGCGAGCGTGTGGCCTCCGCCTTCTACAGCTTCAGCCCTCGCATGGTCGCCGAGCACATGGATCGTGCGTGGCGGACGGCCGAACCCGGGAAGGTGCTGGGCGCCAGGGGGCGGGGCATCGATCGGGCGTATCGAGCGATATTCGGCGACCGGGTCGACAGTCCCGAGCTTGCGGAAGCCGCCGCGCTCGCCCGCCGCGCGGCCGAGTCGGTGAACACGGCCGGCCGGCCCTTGGCCGCAGCCAACGCCGAGTTGTCCTGGCCGGAGGCCCCTCATCAGCAGTTGTGGCACGCGGCGACGATCCTGCGCGAGCACCGCGGTGACGGACATCTGGCCGCGCTGCTCGTCGCGGGCCTCGACCCCGTCGAGTCGCTCGTCTCGTTCGCGGCGATAGGTGCCGCGTCCGTGGAGCGGTTCGTGAGCCGGGGGTGGAACGCGGGGGAGTGGGCTGCGGCGAGTGAACGGCTGGTCGCGCGCGGACTGTTGGCCGCCGACGGCACCGCGACGGACGCCGGCCGTGCCCTCCGCCAGGAGGTGGAGCGGCACACCGACGAACTGGCCGCCGCACCCTGGCGGGCGCTGGGCCCGGACGACACCGGTCGACTCGCCGATCTGCTGGGGGAGTTCTGGGTCGCGGTCCTCGGGTCGGGGCTGCTGCCTTCGGAGACGACGTTGGGGATCGGGAAGGTGTGA
- a CDS encoding TetR/AcrR family transcriptional regulator: protein MTKSPRTPSTGRTSPSGPAEPSEPSGPAEPSATKPGGRHAYHHGDLRRAIVTAALDVISAEGPSALSLRDLARRAGVSHAAPAHHFKDRTGLLTAIAAEGYGLLAATLAEAADLKDAGVRYVRFAREHPAHFQVMFTPELLRGNDLELTTARALAGERLRDAVSEVSTASEVSTASAASAVPPEGRGADARLAGVAAWSLAHGFATLLLSHNLDGPVGDQDPEDVFRTLSGMLFRAT from the coding sequence ATGACGAAGAGCCCCCGCACGCCGTCCACCGGGCGCACCAGCCCCTCCGGACCGGCCGAGCCCTCCGAACCGTCCGGACCCGCCGAGCCGTCAGCCACCAAGCCCGGCGGACGCCACGCCTACCACCACGGCGACCTGCGTCGCGCGATCGTGACGGCCGCGCTCGACGTCATCTCCGCCGAGGGCCCCTCCGCGCTGAGCCTGCGGGACCTGGCCCGCCGCGCCGGCGTCTCGCACGCGGCGCCGGCCCACCACTTCAAGGACCGCACGGGTCTGCTGACGGCGATCGCGGCGGAGGGCTACGGACTGCTGGCGGCCACGCTCGCGGAGGCCGCGGATCTGAAGGACGCGGGCGTGCGCTACGTCCGCTTCGCCCGCGAGCACCCGGCCCACTTTCAGGTGATGTTCACGCCGGAGCTGCTCCGCGGCAACGACCTTGAGTTGACGACGGCCCGCGCCCTCGCGGGCGAGCGCCTGCGCGACGCCGTATCCGAAGTCTCCACCGCGTCCGAAGTCTCCACCGCGTCCGCCGCCTCCGCCGTCCCGCCCGAGGGCCGCGGCGCCGACGCCCGCCTCGCCGGTGTGGCCGCATGGTCCCTGGCCCACGGCTTCGCCACACTCCTGCTCAGCCACAACCTGGACGGACCGGTGGGCGACCAGGACCCGGAGGACGTCTTCCGCACGCTCAGCGGAATGCTCTTCCGGGCCACCTGA